DNA from Mucilaginibacter mallensis:
GAACACCATCTTGGGGTAGATTTACTGGCATTTGGCAGGGCTATCCGGCAGAATATCAAATCGGGGCGTGTGAGCAGTGGCGGCAGTACCATTACTATGCAGGTGATCCGGCTGGCAACGCATCATAACCGTACCTTCCTAAACAAATTACTGGAAATGTTCATGGCCCTGCGCCTTGAACTCACTTATAACAAACAGGAAATTTTAGCCTTGTATAGCAGCAATGCCCCTTTTGGCAGCAACGTAGTAGGGCTTGATGCAGCCTCCTGGCGGTATTTTGGGCGAAGCCCGGAACAATTATCATGGGGCGAAATGGCGGCGCTTGCGGTATTGCCAAATTCGCCCTCATTAGTGCATCCGGGGAAAAACAGGGCTATCTTACTAAAAAAAAGAAACCTGTTACTGGATAAGCTCAGTCGGCAGGGTATCATCGATAAAAATACCTCGGAACTGTCAAAACTGGAACCTGTACCCGACAGGCCCGTACCATTACCCGTACTAGCCCCGCATTTACTGGAGCGCTTTAAACACGATTGCCAAACCGGCGCACATACAGGCCCTACACGCATGAATACCACTATAAAGGCCGGTTTGCAGCAACAGGTAAGCGATATTGTGGAGAGGCATCACCAGGTACTGGCTGCCAATCATATCAACAATATCGCCGCCATTGTACTGGATGTGGAAACAGGTGCAGCTTTAGCCTATGTTGGGAATATTTATCACCCGGAAGATACTACTATGGAAAGTAATGTTGATGTAATCAACGCGCCGCGCAGTCCGGGGAGTACCTTAAAGCCATTGTTATACGCCGCTATGCTGCATGATGGGCTGTTACTACCAAACAGTTTAATGCCTGATATCCCTACGCAAATAGCAGGGTATCACCCCGAAAACTTCGACCTGAGCTATGATGGCGCGGTACCGGCTTCAAGAGCATTGGCACGATCCCTGAATGTACCGGCTGTAAAAATGCTACAGAAATACAAGTACGACCGTTTTTATGATCTGCTGAAAAAAGCAGGCATCACTACACTGAAACAACCGGCTGATTATTATGGGCTGTCGCTGATATTGGGTGGTGGTGAAAATACCCTGTGGGAACTCTCCGGTGCTTATGCTGATATGGCGCGGGTACTTAATCACTCCGACAAATACATGGGCAAATATGACCCAGCTGATTATCATTCACCTGTATACACGCACGTTCCCGCTGTAAAACCTAAACTGGAAAACTCGGGCCTGTTGGATGCCGGCTCTATTTACTACACCATGCAGGCTATGGAAGAAGTGATGCGCCCCGGCGAGGAAATGCTTTGGCGGCAATTTAGTTCCACCCAGCGCATTGCCTGGAAAACCGGCACCAGTTTTGGTTTCAGGGATGGTTGGGCAATAGGCATAACTCCCAAATATGTGGTAGGCGTTTGGGTTGGCAACACCAGCGGCGAAGGCCGGGCCGGGTTGACAGGTATAAATACCGCCGCCCCTGCCCTGTTCGAAATATTCAGGCAGTTGCCTGTAAGTTCTGACTGGTTTGAGATGCCTGCCAACGGAATGGTAAAAATAAGCGTGTGCCGACAAAGCGGTTACCGCGCCGGAGAATATTGTACAGATACGGTCGAAATGTGGGTGCCAAAATCAGGCCTGAGATCACCAGTATGCCTTTATCATCAATTGGTACACCTCGACAAAACTGAACACTGGCAGGTAAACAGCGACTGCGTTCCACCCGATCAGATCGTGAATAAAACATGGTTTGTACTGCCACCCGCTATGGAATACTATTACAAAGGCAAAAACTACCAATATCACAGTTTACCACCATTCAGGGCCGACTGTGTTTCAGCCGATAAGGGCATGCCTATGGAACTCATCTACCCAAAAGATGGCGCGAAAATCTATATCCCGCTGGAAGCTGATGGCAGGCGGGGGCGTATGATCTGCAATGCCGCGCACAGGCAGTCTGGTATAAAGATATTTTGGCACCTGGACGATCAGTATATCGGTGTCACTAAAGATTATCACCAGATAGCGCTGAATCCCGAACCCGGCGTGCATACCCTTACCCTTGTAGACGGTGAAGGCAATACATTGCAGACAAAGTTTGAAATACTGGATAAGAACAAATAAAAACGCGATCAGTTGCTAAGCAGTGATCTTTTTAATCGTCGTTATTCCTTCCCTGAAAAAAAGTAAAGAGTACGCCGAAAAATTAATCGAGCGCGGA
Protein-coding regions in this window:
- the pbpC gene encoding penicillin-binding protein 1C — translated: MRFSYKRPAWLTRTRLVLIASALVLFGLFWFCLPSKLFDKPTAYVINDDQGGLLGAAIATDGQWRFPYDSIVPEKFKKCIIAFEDKRFEHHLGVDLLAFGRAIRQNIKSGRVSSGGSTITMQVIRLATHHNRTFLNKLLEMFMALRLELTYNKQEILALYSSNAPFGSNVVGLDAASWRYFGRSPEQLSWGEMAALAVLPNSPSLVHPGKNRAILLKKRNLLLDKLSRQGIIDKNTSELSKLEPVPDRPVPLPVLAPHLLERFKHDCQTGAHTGPTRMNTTIKAGLQQQVSDIVERHHQVLAANHINNIAAIVLDVETGAALAYVGNIYHPEDTTMESNVDVINAPRSPGSTLKPLLYAAMLHDGLLLPNSLMPDIPTQIAGYHPENFDLSYDGAVPASRALARSLNVPAVKMLQKYKYDRFYDLLKKAGITTLKQPADYYGLSLILGGGENTLWELSGAYADMARVLNHSDKYMGKYDPADYHSPVYTHVPAVKPKLENSGLLDAGSIYYTMQAMEEVMRPGEEMLWRQFSSTQRIAWKTGTSFGFRDGWAIGITPKYVVGVWVGNTSGEGRAGLTGINTAAPALFEIFRQLPVSSDWFEMPANGMVKISVCRQSGYRAGEYCTDTVEMWVPKSGLRSPVCLYHQLVHLDKTEHWQVNSDCVPPDQIVNKTWFVLPPAMEYYYKGKNYQYHSLPPFRADCVSADKGMPMELIYPKDGAKIYIPLEADGRRGRMICNAAHRQSGIKIFWHLDDQYIGVTKDYHQIALNPEPGVHTLTLVDGEGNTLQTKFEILDKNK